From the genome of Bacillota bacterium:
TTTTATTCATGCTGCTTCCACCTTGTTACTCTTTTGTTTAAAGGTACCAAAAAACCATACTCAAACACCAGCATCATCAGAATCAAGACAATTGTCCAGGCAAAAAGTTTCTCGGTTTCCAGATTAGCGTTAGCCATGCTGAGTGCAAAGCCAATTCCGCTTGAGCTGCCTACAAACTCGGCAAAAATTGTGGACTTCCAAGCAAAAGACAAACCCAGACTCACTGCTGAAACTAAGTGGGGAACCAATGCCGGGAAATAAATCTCTGTAATTACTTTGGTCTTAGAACACCGATAAAAGACAGCCATTTCTACCAGCTTTAAATCAATACTTTCCAGCCCCGAGAAGATGTTGATAAAAACAATCGGGAAAGTCACAATGAAGATTAAAAACACCGGAGTCAAATCCGCTGAGATACCAAACCAGATTACCGCCAAAACTACCCAAATCACCGGGGGAATGATCTGGATTACTGTAATAATCGGCCGCAGCAGATCCTGCAGCAAACGGCTTGCTTTAAGAATAAGAGCTGTGATCAGTCCAAAACCAAGGGCAGCCGCGTAACCCACAAAGGTTCTGCGGAAGGTTATTACAATATTTATCCACAGCTGCCCCGAATCCCACAGCTTGATAAGGGCAGTCCAAGTTGCCTGTGGTGACGGCAGGATCAGCGGATGATACTTTTTGGATAAAGTATGCCACAAAATAAGCACTACCAAGATACCAGTAGTGCTTATTAGGGCTTTCTTAAGTGCTTGATTTAATTTATTGGAAGTAGAATTGCTCATCGGGAAGCTTACCACCTATCATCTCTGGATAGAGTTCCATGATAGCATTAAAATAAACTTCGATCAAGCCCTGCGCCTCG
Proteins encoded in this window:
- a CDS encoding ABC transporter permease; the protein is MSNSTSNKLNQALKKALISTTGILVVLILWHTLSKKYHPLILPSPQATWTALIKLWDSGQLWINIVITFRRTFVGYAAALGFGLITALILKASRLLQDLLRPIITVIQIIPPVIWVVLAVIWFGISADLTPVFLIFIVTFPIVFINIFSGLESIDLKLVEMAVFYRCSKTKVITEIYFPALVPHLVSAVSLGLSFAWKSTIFAEFVGSSSGIGFALSMANANLETEKLFAWTIVLILMMLVFEYGFLVPLNKRVTRWKQHE